The following coding sequences lie in one Pontibacter sp. G13 genomic window:
- a CDS encoding DUF1501 domain-containing protein, which translates to MHHHHDHDPLRSNNQDLKHTERQMDRRQFLTKTSLGLGAAALGSLLGAESLFGAQKPLNEVPELPHFLPKAKRIVYLFQSGGPSQFETYDYKPKLADMFGQELPASVRGNQRLTAMSAQQSSLPIAPSKYKFDQYGESRAWVSELMPHTAEVVDDLCFIKSMYTEQINHDPAITFFQTGHQLPGRPSIGSWLSYGLGSDNKNLPNFIVLVSKNGGGQPLYARLWGNGFLPTEHQGVQFRSGKDPVLFLNNPDHYDGHDREQMLKYLKQLNEVQYSTYGDPEINARIAQYEMAFRMQTSVPEVTDMSDEPDHIFDMYGPESRNPGTYAANCLMARRLLEKDVKFVQLYHRGWDQHAGLPWGIKNQCKNTDQPTAALIKDLKQRGMLEDTLVIWGGEFGRTVYSQGKLSEKTYGRDHHPRCFTMWMAGAGVKAGFTYGQTDDFSYNIVKDPVHVHDFHATLMHLMGIDHERLTFKHQGRRYRLTDVHGHVVKDLLA; encoded by the coding sequence ATGCATCATCATCACGATCACGACCCACTCCGGTCCAACAATCAGGACCTCAAACATACCGAGCGCCAAATGGATCGGCGCCAGTTCCTCACCAAGACCTCGCTCGGACTCGGAGCTGCTGCCTTGGGTTCTCTCCTCGGAGCAGAAAGCCTCTTCGGTGCCCAGAAGCCGTTGAATGAGGTGCCGGAGCTGCCGCACTTCCTCCCGAAGGCCAAGCGAATCGTCTATTTGTTCCAAAGTGGTGGACCTTCGCAGTTTGAAACCTACGACTACAAACCCAAGCTGGCGGACATGTTTGGTCAGGAGCTTCCTGCCTCTGTGCGAGGCAATCAGCGCCTCACAGCCATGAGTGCCCAACAGTCTTCTTTGCCGATCGCGCCTTCGAAGTACAAATTCGATCAGTACGGGGAGAGCCGTGCTTGGGTCAGCGAATTGATGCCGCATACGGCGGAAGTGGTGGATGATCTCTGCTTCATCAAATCCATGTACACCGAGCAGATCAACCACGACCCAGCCATTACCTTCTTCCAGACGGGGCACCAGCTTCCGGGTAGGCCTTCGATCGGTTCCTGGTTGAGCTATGGATTGGGATCTGACAACAAGAACTTGCCCAACTTCATTGTCTTGGTGTCCAAAAATGGAGGAGGCCAGCCATTGTATGCACGTCTTTGGGGGAATGGATTCCTGCCGACCGAGCACCAAGGCGTACAGTTCCGCTCTGGGAAAGATCCGGTATTGTTCCTCAACAATCCCGACCACTATGATGGACACGACCGTGAGCAGATGCTCAAATACCTCAAGCAGCTCAACGAGGTTCAATATTCCACCTACGGAGACCCTGAAATCAATGCGCGGATCGCCCAGTACGAGATGGCTTTCCGGATGCAAACTTCTGTGCCTGAGGTAACGGATATGTCGGACGAGCCCGACCATATTTTCGACATGTACGGCCCTGAGAGTCGCAATCCGGGTACTTATGCTGCGAATTGTCTGATGGCCCGTCGCCTGCTGGAAAAGGACGTGAAGTTTGTTCAGCTATACCATCGCGGATGGGATCAGCATGCAGGTCTTCCTTGGGGCATCAAGAATCAGTGCAAGAACACCGATCAGCCTACCGCGGCATTGATCAAAGACCTCAAGCAGCGCGGAATGCTCGAAGACACCTTGGTGATCTGGGGCGGAGAGTTTGGCCGGACGGTGTATTCGCAGGGAAAACTCAGCGAAAAGACCTATGGTCGGGACCACCACCCCCGTTGCTTCACGATGTGGATGGCGGGTGCCGGTGTGAAGGCAGGATTCACCTACGGCCAAACAGACGATTTCAGCTACAACATCGTCAAGGACCCGGTCCACGTCCATGATTTCCACGCGACCCTGATGCACCTCATGGGCATCGATCACGAGCGACTGACCTTCAAGCATCAAGGCCGGAGATACCGCCTTACCGATGTACACGGACACGTCGTCAAGGACCTACTCGCCTAA
- a CDS encoding DUF1553 domain-containing protein: MRTILVMLGCVAILSGCSPDLPDDVAAAYDTLPRQLDFNLHVKPILSDKCYACHGPDQGKIEAGLQLHASDAAYAELPENPGKFAIVPGNLRKSEAFHRIMSADPAYIMPTPESHLNLTAEEKATLIKWIEDGAEYEPHWAFIPVEAPEVPEVEQEDWAQNPIDQFILAKLEEQSLQPNEEAPREMLLRRLSLDLTGLPPTPAEVRAFVEDQTPGAYERQVDRLLASKRYGERMATDWMDVARFTDTHGYQVDRYRDMSPWRDWVIEAFNENMPYDQFVTWQLAGDLLPDATEEQRLATGFNRLHPQNMEGGIVDEEFRVEYVADRVALTGQAFMGLTIACARCHDHKYDPISQKNFYELFSFFNNVNETGQISWDPGDMPVPNMLIPDEDQRAILSFLERQSDSLERAMAQTSGQAQHEADTWIASEAYQKVRVNYESQQVGHFPLDGHLRNRAGRGQGKMAQRTSKNEKPVFEAGKFGKGLLMDGDVWLDLDPMGIFGRNEAFSIGIWVNIPEELEEGVIFHKNQAVMLHSMKGYSLYLKDNKLELVMAHTYPDNAIIEISEQEIPKDQWVQLTMTYDGSSTAEGLRLYLDGEEMAMNVEIDNLYKDIIFHQYGDVIYEKPIEPPLKVGARWRGIGLKQGRVDDVRVFEGELTPLEVRKLGDPAGYTSWISQAADQLSGADKEILSRHYLMRKVKPYRQTREVWAEVQSKLVTEMDDVQEVMVMKEMPEARQAYILERGQYNVYGDSVFPNTPESILAFDPELPKNRLGLAQWLLDPKNPLTARVTVNRYWQQYFGTGIVRTAEDFGNQGELPTHRQLIDWLAAEFIENGWDIKALQKQIVMSATYRQSSMCSEELRELDPENRLLARGPVVRLTSEMIRDNALLASNLMNHQIGGPSVKPYQPPGLWKMNSDTYVPDTGEDLYRRSLYTYWKRTVPYPTQATFDQPERNECTVRRQKTNTPLQALVLLNDPTFIEASRKLGETMARAESPESGIESAYQSLTGREITAPEMDIMLELLAHEQSAFEADPKRAQGWLETGEYRIDPTLNPNLVAAHAVVANAILNSDATLMKR, encoded by the coding sequence ATGCGAACCATTTTAGTCATGCTGGGCTGCGTGGCGATCCTCTCTGGCTGCTCACCAGACTTGCCGGATGATGTCGCCGCCGCATACGATACCCTTCCCAGGCAACTGGATTTCAACCTTCATGTCAAGCCGATCCTCTCGGACAAATGCTACGCTTGTCATGGACCTGACCAAGGAAAGATAGAAGCTGGCCTCCAATTGCATGCTTCTGATGCCGCCTATGCCGAACTACCCGAAAATCCCGGAAAGTTCGCCATTGTGCCCGGAAACCTCCGCAAGAGCGAGGCATTCCACCGAATCATGTCGGCAGACCCGGCCTACATCATGCCTACCCCAGAGTCCCATTTGAACCTCACGGCTGAAGAAAAAGCCACACTGATCAAATGGATCGAGGATGGCGCAGAATATGAACCGCATTGGGCATTCATCCCGGTGGAAGCCCCCGAAGTTCCCGAAGTCGAACAGGAAGACTGGGCCCAAAATCCCATCGACCAATTCATCCTCGCCAAACTTGAGGAACAGTCCCTCCAGCCCAACGAGGAAGCACCTCGGGAGATGCTACTCAGGAGATTGTCTCTCGATCTCACAGGGTTACCCCCAACCCCCGCGGAAGTCCGTGCATTCGTCGAAGACCAGACTCCCGGAGCCTATGAGCGACAAGTGGATCGGTTGTTGGCAAGTAAGCGCTACGGCGAACGAATGGCGACTGACTGGATGGATGTGGCTCGATTCACCGATACGCACGGCTATCAGGTGGACCGCTATCGCGATATGAGCCCTTGGCGGGATTGGGTGATCGAGGCGTTCAACGAGAATATGCCCTATGACCAATTTGTCACTTGGCAATTGGCGGGGGACTTGCTGCCCGATGCAACCGAAGAGCAACGATTGGCAACGGGTTTCAACCGACTCCATCCTCAGAACATGGAAGGCGGGATTGTGGACGAGGAATTCCGTGTGGAGTATGTGGCCGACCGGGTGGCACTTACAGGACAGGCATTCATGGGATTGACCATTGCTTGTGCTAGATGCCATGACCACAAATACGATCCCATCAGCCAAAAGAACTTCTACGAGCTGTTCAGCTTTTTCAACAACGTCAATGAAACGGGCCAAATCTCCTGGGACCCCGGCGACATGCCCGTGCCCAACATGCTGATCCCAGATGAGGACCAGCGTGCAATTTTGAGCTTTTTGGAGCGCCAGTCAGACAGTCTGGAGCGTGCAATGGCTCAAACCTCCGGTCAAGCGCAGCATGAAGCCGATACATGGATTGCATCTGAAGCATATCAGAAAGTCCGGGTGAACTACGAATCCCAACAAGTAGGGCACTTCCCATTGGACGGTCACCTCAGAAACCGTGCAGGTAGAGGGCAGGGAAAGATGGCCCAGCGAACCAGCAAGAACGAGAAGCCGGTATTCGAAGCGGGTAAATTCGGCAAGGGTCTCTTGATGGATGGGGATGTCTGGTTGGATCTCGATCCGATGGGCATTTTCGGCCGAAATGAGGCATTCAGTATCGGGATTTGGGTGAATATCCCTGAAGAGTTGGAGGAAGGGGTGATTTTCCACAAGAACCAAGCCGTGATGCTCCACTCCATGAAAGGCTATTCCCTCTACCTGAAGGACAACAAGCTGGAATTGGTCATGGCTCACACCTATCCGGACAATGCCATTATCGAGATTTCGGAGCAGGAGATCCCCAAAGATCAGTGGGTACAGCTGACTATGACCTATGATGGGTCCAGCACGGCAGAAGGGCTCCGTCTCTATCTCGATGGCGAAGAAATGGCCATGAATGTCGAGATCGACAACCTGTACAAAGACATCATTTTCCACCAATACGGAGATGTAATCTACGAAAAACCCATCGAGCCACCGTTGAAGGTCGGAGCCCGCTGGCGTGGAATCGGCCTCAAGCAAGGGCGTGTGGATGATGTCCGGGTATTCGAAGGGGAATTGACCCCATTGGAAGTACGCAAATTGGGCGATCCCGCAGGATATACCTCATGGATCAGCCAAGCTGCCGACCAGCTTTCCGGTGCTGACAAGGAAATCCTGAGTCGCCACTACCTCATGCGCAAGGTCAAGCCTTATCGCCAGACCCGTGAAGTCTGGGCAGAGGTTCAATCCAAGCTCGTCACCGAAATGGACGATGTACAGGAGGTGATGGTCATGAAGGAAATGCCCGAGGCTCGTCAGGCTTACATTCTGGAGCGTGGGCAGTACAATGTCTATGGCGATTCTGTATTTCCCAATACGCCTGAATCCATCTTGGCATTCGATCCGGAACTTCCCAAAAACCGATTGGGATTGGCACAATGGCTTCTCGATCCCAAGAACCCCCTGACCGCTCGTGTAACTGTCAACCGATACTGGCAGCAGTACTTTGGGACAGGCATCGTACGCACAGCCGAAGACTTCGGGAATCAGGGCGAATTGCCTACCCACCGCCAATTGATCGACTGGCTCGCGGCTGAGTTCATCGAAAATGGCTGGGATATCAAGGCGTTGCAAAAACAAATTGTGATGTCTGCGACCTATCGCCAATCTTCCATGTGCAGCGAAGAATTGCGGGAGCTCGATCCGGAGAACCGCCTATTGGCACGAGGACCCGTGGTGCGACTGACCAGTGAGATGATCCGTGACAATGCGTTGCTGGCTTCCAATCTGATGAATCACCAGATCGGCGGACCGAGCGTCAAGCCCTACCAGCCACCGGGCCTCTGGAAGATGAACAGCGACACCTACGTGCCCGATACTGGGGAGGATCTCTACCGCAGAAGCCTCTACACCTATTGGAAACGTACGGTCCCCTACCCAACTCAGGCCACCTTTGATCAGCCGGAACGAAACGAGTGTACGGTCAGACGTCAGAAGACCAATACGCCGTTGCAGGCACTGGTCTTGCTGAACGATCCTACCTTCATCGAGGCTTCCCGCAAACTTGGGGAGACCATGGCCCGCGCAGAATCTCCTGAGTCTGGAATCGAATCCGCCTACCAATCCTTGACCGGTCGCGAGATCACCGCCCCAGAAATGGACATCATGCTGGAATTGCTTGCCCATGAGCAATCCGCATTCGAAGCTGATCCGAAGCGCGCCCAAGGATGGTTGGAAACTGGTGAATACCGCATCGATCCAACCTTGAACCCCAACCTCGTAGCGGCCCACGCAGTGGTCGCAAACGCCATCCTGAATTCCGACGCCACCCTCATGAAACGATAG
- a CDS encoding arylsulfatase yields the protein MPRHYTRGWMACWMVLLLIGTGCSQTDPSPTSPPNIVLIMVDDMGYSDIGPYGGEIPTPTLDRLAADGIRFSQFYNTSRCCPTRASLLTGLYQHQAGIGHMTSEGKWNFDYGTPGFRGFLNRNCVTLAEALKPAGYHTFMTGKWHVGSVDSTKYPLQRGFDKFYGVLAGAFSYFWPHGQRGLMYQNTPLSPPDSLSYYTTDVFTDSAISFIDHRQDDNPFFLYLAYNAPHWPLHAKEADIEKFVGKYQMGWDSVRNARLARQQEMGLLPSDITLAERDARVRPWSEVPDSQRVQSDYRMAVYAAQIHSVDENIGKLVRYLESKGQLDNTLIMFLSDNGGCAEPYKELGGQTMAHINRASYSGSVSYGIGWANASNTPFDLYKTFVHEGGVSTPFIAHWPDGIKLDGGSILHGPAHLIDVMPTVVDLAGASYPTQVGADTITPMEGQSLRTIFETGTRTDPEYLYFEHRKRCAIRAGKWKALAHVDSLNWSLYDLSIDRIESHDVAADHPEVVAELGAAWLRWAERANVLDRGVKPKKSYN from the coding sequence ATGCCTAGACACTACACACGCGGATGGATGGCTTGTTGGATGGTCCTGCTGCTGATTGGCACGGGATGTAGCCAAACGGACCCATCGCCTACCTCGCCCCCCAACATCGTCCTCATCATGGTCGACGACATGGGGTACTCGGATATCGGACCCTATGGCGGTGAAATTCCCACCCCAACCCTTGACCGGCTGGCTGCTGACGGCATCAGATTTTCGCAGTTCTACAACACCTCCCGATGCTGCCCGACACGCGCTTCTCTGCTGACGGGACTTTATCAGCATCAGGCGGGAATCGGCCACATGACCTCCGAAGGAAAATGGAACTTCGACTACGGCACACCCGGATTTCGGGGATTCCTGAATCGGAATTGCGTGACTTTGGCCGAGGCGCTCAAACCTGCAGGTTATCACACCTTCATGACTGGAAAGTGGCATGTCGGTTCGGTGGACTCCACCAAATATCCCTTGCAGCGAGGATTTGATAAATTCTACGGTGTACTGGCTGGGGCATTCAGTTATTTCTGGCCACATGGCCAACGGGGGCTGATGTACCAAAATACCCCGTTGTCTCCGCCCGATTCACTGAGCTATTACACGACCGATGTATTCACGGATTCGGCCATTTCCTTCATCGACCACCGTCAGGATGACAATCCTTTCTTCCTATATCTCGCCTACAATGCGCCCCACTGGCCCCTTCACGCCAAGGAAGCCGACATCGAAAAATTCGTAGGCAAGTACCAAATGGGCTGGGATAGCGTCCGAAATGCCCGCCTTGCCCGACAGCAAGAGATGGGCCTATTGCCCTCCGACATCACTTTGGCGGAACGGGATGCGCGCGTAAGGCCTTGGTCGGAAGTTCCCGATAGTCAGCGAGTTCAATCCGACTATCGCATGGCGGTGTACGCTGCGCAGATCCATTCCGTGGATGAAAACATCGGCAAACTCGTGCGCTATCTCGAATCCAAAGGTCAGCTCGACAATACCCTGATCATGTTCCTCTCGGACAATGGTGGCTGCGCCGAACCCTACAAGGAACTGGGCGGCCAGACGATGGCGCACATCAATCGCGCCTCCTACAGTGGGAGCGTTTCCTACGGGATCGGATGGGCAAATGCCTCCAATACTCCCTTCGATCTGTACAAGACGTTTGTACATGAAGGCGGAGTTTCCACGCCGTTTATCGCCCATTGGCCGGATGGGATCAAGCTCGATGGCGGTTCCATCCTGCACGGCCCAGCCCACCTCATCGATGTCATGCCTACCGTGGTGGATCTCGCAGGTGCCTCCTACCCTACCCAGGTCGGCGCCGACACCATTACCCCGATGGAGGGACAATCCCTGCGCACGATTTTCGAGACAGGTACGCGGACTGATCCCGAATACCTCTACTTCGAGCACCGGAAACGATGCGCCATTCGTGCCGGAAAATGGAAAGCATTGGCACATGTGGATTCCTTGAATTGGAGCTTGTACGACCTGTCTATCGACCGCATCGAATCCCACGATGTCGCTGCCGATCATCCCGAAGTAGTGGCAGAATTGGGAGCAGCTTGGCTGAGATGGGCGGAGCGCGCCAATGTTCTAGACCGCGGTGTAAAGCCCAAAAAGAGCTATAATTAG
- a CDS encoding glycosyltransferase family 39 protein translates to MKSPALPFYLLGAGIFLLFAGAPLFSNGMFLDGIWYAVVSHNMAEGLGTFWKPYMTASMYAEFYEHPPLALGLQSLAFKVFGDSRFIERWYSLLTCILTAGLIRMIWREISDYAHKSLAWLPILCWVLMPLVTWSAANNILENTLMIFTAAGGWFFLRGLKGHRWVHLAGAALCFVLGFLSKGPFVGFLLAVPGCMWLLGGKISFQRAFVDTLALMGMIGAMFGLLFLIQPQSWTFLNEYFHVQVVNSLQNVQTVDNRFNILYKILHECYPIIGLGVAIWLLGRKSADDYPEGSLKWAWVMLGIGLAGTLPIIISMKQRGFYLVPTFPFFAISASLIMVPYAAAIVKWLSLRKLGLRIFQAISVAMILTGIGISIHAAGDYGRDKDRLRNIDTILEVLPYETIVRVPKWLYQTNDIHGYFHRYDRVSLSPEEGFYPEYAIVGKGNRPEFLRFYDRVELETTHYDLWKRQREPMKE, encoded by the coding sequence GTGAAATCACCCGCTCTTCCTTTCTATCTGCTTGGCGCAGGCATTTTCTTGTTGTTTGCCGGAGCCCCGCTTTTTTCCAATGGGATGTTTCTCGATGGCATCTGGTACGCCGTCGTATCCCACAACATGGCCGAAGGACTCGGCACCTTCTGGAAGCCCTACATGACCGCATCGATGTATGCGGAGTTTTACGAGCATCCACCGCTGGCCTTGGGACTCCAGAGTCTGGCCTTTAAGGTTTTTGGAGACAGTCGATTCATTGAGCGATGGTACAGTTTGCTGACCTGCATACTGACGGCGGGATTGATCCGGATGATTTGGCGAGAAATCAGCGATTATGCCCATAAGTCCTTGGCTTGGTTGCCGATTCTTTGTTGGGTACTTATGCCGCTGGTCACTTGGTCTGCTGCCAATAACATCCTCGAAAACACCCTGATGATCTTCACCGCTGCCGGAGGATGGTTTTTCCTCCGTGGCTTGAAGGGACATCGCTGGGTGCATCTGGCGGGCGCCGCGCTTTGCTTTGTCTTGGGCTTCCTGTCGAAAGGCCCATTTGTGGGATTTTTGTTGGCGGTTCCGGGCTGTATGTGGCTATTGGGTGGCAAAATTTCCTTCCAGCGAGCATTCGTGGATACGTTGGCCCTGATGGGCATGATTGGAGCCATGTTTGGGCTGCTCTTCCTCATCCAGCCTCAGAGCTGGACCTTTTTGAATGAATACTTCCATGTTCAGGTGGTCAATAGCCTACAGAATGTCCAGACCGTCGACAATCGCTTCAACATCCTCTACAAGATCCTCCACGAATGCTATCCCATCATTGGGCTGGGCGTAGCGATCTGGCTCCTTGGCCGAAAATCCGCAGATGACTATCCTGAAGGCTCGCTGAAATGGGCGTGGGTGATGCTGGGGATTGGACTAGCAGGAACGCTTCCGATCATCATCAGTATGAAACAGCGCGGTTTCTATTTGGTACCGACTTTTCCATTTTTCGCCATTTCGGCCTCATTGATCATGGTTCCATACGCCGCCGCGATTGTGAAATGGCTCAGCCTACGAAAGCTTGGCCTCAGAATATTTCAGGCAATCTCGGTTGCCATGATTTTGACAGGAATAGGCATCTCGATCCATGCGGCAGGAGATTACGGCAGAGACAAAGATCGCCTGAGAAATATCGACACCATTCTGGAAGTCCTACCATACGAAACCATTGTCAGGGTGCCCAAATGGCTATACCAAACTAATGACATACATGGGTACTTCCATCGCTATGATCGGGTGAGCCTGTCTCCCGAGGAAGGATTCTACCCAGAATACGCCATTGTCGGGAAAGGGAATCGCCCAGAATTCCTGAGGTTCTATGATCGGGTGGAATTGGAGACGACACATTATGATTTATGGAAACGGCAGCGGGAACCCATGAAAGAGTGA
- a CDS encoding GtrA family protein yields MLEQILKFCVVGFGGLGLDFLVTYLLKEKLKIQRYVANSIGFLCASTFNYWFNRIWTFQSDNPEIPIEFASFLLVSAIGLGLNNLFLFLLEKRVNFYIAKIIAITLVAFWNFLANYYFTFQLS; encoded by the coding sequence ATGCTAGAACAAATCCTCAAATTCTGTGTAGTGGGATTCGGAGGCCTAGGACTGGATTTCCTGGTGACCTATCTACTCAAGGAGAAGCTGAAGATCCAACGCTATGTCGCCAACTCGATTGGATTTCTCTGTGCCTCCACCTTCAATTATTGGTTCAACCGCATTTGGACCTTTCAAAGCGACAACCCTGAAATTCCCATTGAATTTGCTTCATTTCTGCTCGTCTCCGCCATCGGTTTGGGACTGAATAATCTGTTCCTATTTCTCCTCGAAAAACGAGTCAATTTCTACATCGCCAAAATTATCGCCATTACCCTGGTGGCCTTTTGGAATTTTCTGGCCAACTACTACTTTACCTTCCAGTTATCGTAA
- a CDS encoding arylsulfatase has translation MAHAARIFFPLAWICTLILSGCSSSNTQTASPALPNIVVFYVDDLGYGDLGVYGAQGVETPEVDRIAQNGLMFTDAHSSAATCTPSRFSLLTGIYAFRNQARVLEGDAPLLIDPEGYTLPKMLQAAGYATGVVGKWHLGLGNGSVDWNQEIKPGPAEVGFDYSFLIPATGDRVPTVYTENGHVIGLDPEDPIKVSYKGPVGDRPIGLENPELLRQGADEQHAKTIVNGISRIGYMEGGEKALWVDEEFPDVLNEKAIDFIDSHEDKPFFLYYSYHDIHVPRLPNPRFKGKSTMGPRGDAIAQMDWMTGQIVRELEERGLAENTLIIFTSDNGPVLNDGYMDQSVDLLGDHKPAGPFRGGKYSAYEAGTRVPTIAYWPGNIQPGKSNALMTQVDIYASIAALIGHPLATDEAIDSENHLEAWLGTTQTGRQTMLEESYTLSLRTPQWKYIEPVPKGKGFGWIKRKGIEGGFEQVPQLFELTADEGEQENLAETHPELVVEFQQQIDDWKARTQRTQQAQ, from the coding sequence ATGGCACACGCTGCTCGAATTTTCTTCCCATTAGCATGGATCTGCACGCTCATCCTGAGTGGTTGCTCCAGTTCCAATACCCAAACCGCAAGTCCTGCCCTGCCCAATATCGTCGTATTCTATGTGGACGATCTTGGCTATGGAGACTTGGGCGTGTATGGGGCCCAAGGAGTGGAAACCCCAGAGGTAGATCGCATTGCCCAGAACGGACTCATGTTCACCGACGCGCATAGCTCGGCTGCGACCTGTACGCCATCGAGATTTTCGCTGCTCACAGGAATTTACGCTTTCCGAAATCAAGCTCGGGTACTTGAAGGAGATGCGCCACTGCTGATCGACCCGGAAGGATATACCCTCCCCAAAATGCTGCAAGCGGCTGGCTATGCCACGGGCGTTGTCGGGAAATGGCACTTGGGATTGGGAAATGGATCGGTGGATTGGAACCAAGAAATCAAGCCCGGTCCTGCGGAAGTAGGATTTGACTACAGCTTCCTGATTCCTGCCACGGGAGATCGAGTGCCCACAGTCTACACAGAAAATGGCCATGTCATCGGATTGGATCCAGAGGACCCGATCAAGGTCAGCTACAAGGGCCCAGTTGGTGACCGCCCGATTGGCTTGGAAAACCCGGAATTGCTCCGCCAAGGCGCAGATGAGCAACACGCCAAAACCATCGTCAATGGCATTAGCCGGATCGGATACATGGAAGGCGGTGAAAAGGCGCTTTGGGTGGATGAGGAATTTCCCGATGTCCTCAACGAGAAAGCCATTGATTTCATCGACTCCCACGAAGACAAGCCATTTTTCCTGTATTATTCCTACCACGACATTCACGTACCACGTCTCCCCAATCCTCGATTCAAGGGGAAAAGCACGATGGGTCCACGAGGAGATGCCATCGCTCAGATGGATTGGATGACAGGACAGATCGTCCGAGAATTGGAAGAGCGAGGACTGGCAGAAAATACCCTGATCATTTTCACCAGCGACAATGGCCCCGTGCTCAATGATGGATACATGGATCAATCCGTGGACTTGCTGGGCGATCACAAGCCCGCGGGACCATTTCGTGGAGGAAAGTACAGCGCCTACGAAGCAGGAACGCGTGTGCCGACCATCGCATATTGGCCCGGCAACATCCAACCCGGCAAGAGCAATGCCCTGATGACACAGGTGGATATCTACGCTTCGATTGCCGCTTTGATCGGTCATCCCTTGGCTACCGATGAAGCCATTGACTCGGAGAATCATCTGGAAGCTTGGTTGGGAACGACCCAAACTGGCCGTCAGACCATGCTGGAAGAGTCCTACACCTTGTCCCTGCGAACTCCCCAATGGAAATACATCGAGCCTGTGCCAAAGGGCAAAGGGTTTGGCTGGATCAAGAGAAAAGGGATCGAGGGCGGATTTGAACAAGTTCCCCAGCTTTTCGAATTGACGGCTGATGAGGGAGAGCAAGAGAATCTCGCAGAGACTCACCCTGAATTGGTGGTAGAGTTTCAGCAACAAATCGACGATTGGAAAGCCCGTACCCAAAGAACCCAGCAAGCCCAATAA